The following coding sequences lie in one Arachis ipaensis cultivar K30076 chromosome B03, Araip1.1, whole genome shotgun sequence genomic window:
- the LOC107633958 gene encoding uncharacterized protein LOC107633958, producing the protein MQPLSGELVGFSVERVPIQGYIWLETTLGDTPLSRAIDIQYLIVECPSPYNIILGRPALNMFRAVVSTLYLCVKFQAQDGKIATLHSDCQQARQCYNASLKRSDTRQKYQQEVKAIHNMNEVLSLAELDPREDTQERPQPADELQKVLLTSKPGQFTYIGRALQGQEQLELIKVLQDNTDLFSWTSADMSGIDPNVICHKLAIDRMIRPIAQKKRNLGAEKAKAALEEAKKLCRLHQRDPLHHVALKRGNGFKSLSFMDAYSGYNQILMHPEDQSKTAFITEHGNFCYRVMPFGLKNARATYQ; encoded by the exons ATGCAACCCTTATCCGGAGAACTGGTAGGATTCTCAGTAGAAAGGGTCCCAATTCAAGGTTATATATGGTTAGAAACGACACTGGGGGACACCCCATTATCAAGGGCCATTGATATACAATATCTTATAGTCGAATGCCCCAGTCCTTACAATATTATTCTTGGAAGACCTGCTCTGAACATGTTCAGAGCAGTAGTGTCGACCTTATATTTATGTGTTAAGTTTCAGGCACAGGACGGCAAGATAGCAACACTCCACTCAGATTGCCAACAAGCACGGCAATGCTACAATGCAAGCCTAAAAAGATCTGACACGAGACAAAAGTATCAACAAGAGGTCAAGGCAATCCACAACATGAATGAAGTACTGTCTCTAGCAGAACTTGACCCTCGGGAGGACACCCAAGAAAGACCCCAGCCAGCGGATGAGCTCCAGAAAGTTCTCCTGACATCAAAACCAGGACAATTCACCTACATCGGCCGAGCACTCCAAGGACAAGAACAATTGGAGCTCATAAAGGTACTACAAGACAATACCGATCTGTTTTCCTGGACCTCGGCAGATATGTCAGGAATAGACCCAAATGTCATTTGCCACAAGCTCGCCATCGACAGAATGATCCGACCTATAGCTCAAAAGAAAAGGAACCTCGGGGCGGAAAAGGCAAAGGCAGCTCTAGAGGAAGCCAAGAAGCTGTGCCGACTTCATCAAAGAGATCCGCTTCACCACGTGGCTCTCaaacgtggtaatg GTTTCAAAAGCttaagcttcatggatgcatattctggttaCAACCAGATCCTTATGCATCCAGAAGACCAGAGCAAGACAGCTTTTATAACTGAACATGGGAATTTTTGTTATAGAGTGATGCCATTTGGTCTAAAGAATGCAAGGGCAACATATCAGTGA
- the LOC107633957 gene encoding uncharacterized protein LOC107633957 — protein sequence MPKNFVLPTSLEPYKGIGDSRAHVKKFQSMIFFNGANNEPILCRAFPTYLDGAALLWFSKLSAASISSFEELARSFIDYFAGSRIYVHGLDYLGTIRQGHHESLKEYMTRFAEVTMKIPDLDPAVHLHALKAGLRPGKFRETIAVTKPKTLKEFRERVAEQMEIEELHEAERTERKQPRKEEDKTIRSLNNKEPRKQFKLTPKFDNYTRFKTKRKKIIKEILNVKIIKPPARAGSYQDQRFVDRSKHCTFHQKYGHMTDECVIAKDLLERLARQSLLDKYVKGRRNKENTRDREERQRTSENKDDNKWSNPNPPKGIINYISGGFTGRGETNAARK from the coding sequence ATGCCCAAAAACTTTGTGCTACCCACTTCTCTTGAGCCATATAAGGGGATTGGTGACTCCCGGGCTCATGTTAAAAAATTCCagtctatgatattttttaacggCGCTAACAATGAACCTATACTCTGTCGAGCTTTTCCTACTTATCTTGATGGTGCTGCACTACTTTGGTTTTCTAAACTATCTGCAGCTTCGATCTCTTCGTTTGAAGAGTTGGCGAGATCCTTCATTGACTACTTTGCAGGTTCAAGGATATACGTACACGGGTTAGATTACCTCGGTACCATCCGACAAGGACACCACGAAAGCTTAAAGGAATACATGACTCGATTTGCTGAAGTAACCATGAAAATACCAGATCTAGACCCAGCAGTCCACCTGCACGCCCTCAAGGCCGGCCTTCGACCCGGCAAGTTCCGGGAGACAATCGCAGTGACTAAACCGAAGACGCTGAAGGAATTCCGAGAAAGAGTAGCTGAACAAATGGAGATCGAAGAACTCCATGAGGCTGAGAGAACAGAAAGAAAACAACCTAGGAAAGAAGAAGACAAGACTATAAGATCTCTAAACAATAAAGAACCAAGGAAGCAGTTCAAGCTCACCCCAAAATTCGACAACTATACcagattcaaaacaaagagaaaaaaaataatcaaagagATTCTCAATGTCAAAATCATAAAACCTCCAGCCCGAGCAGGAAGTTACCAGGATCAACGATTTGTAGACAGAAGCAAACACTGTACTTTTCATCAGAAGTACGGGCACATGACAGACGAATGTGTAATCGCCAAAGACTTATTAGAAAGGTTAGCTCGGCAAAGCCTCTTGGACAAATATGTCAAAGGAAGAAGAAACAAGGAAAACACTCGAGACCGAGAAGAGCGCCAACGAACCTCGGAGAACAAGGACGACAATAAATGGTCCAATCCTAATCCACCAAAGGGAATCATAAACTACATATCCGGAGGATTCACCGGGAGAGGCGAGACAAACGCGGCACGCAAATGA